In Paenibacillus sp. 1781tsa1, one DNA window encodes the following:
- a CDS encoding type II toxin-antitoxin system HicB family antitoxin has translation MNRTYQYYAIFNFAEDGINVTFPDLPGCITCGDSVEEALVMAKEALELFLDGEPVEDIQPPQSIMPELLNSKEKAYLIEANITYY, from the coding sequence ATGAATCGAACTTACCAATACTACGCAATTTTTAATTTTGCTGAGGATGGAATTAATGTTACATTTCCTGATCTGCCTGGATGTATCACCTGTGGCGATTCAGTTGAAGAAGCATTGGTGATGGCGAAAGAAGCACTAGAATTATTTTTGGATGGAGAACCTGTTGAAGATATTCAGCCTCCTCAAAGCATAATGCCTGAATTATTGAACTCTAAAGAAAAAGCGTATTTAATTGAAGCCAATATTACGTATTACTGA
- a CDS encoding EVE domain-containing protein codes for MKPNQASRYWIGVVSASHVNVAVEGGFAQLCHGKSALLCQMSPGDWMIYYSPRTEISTGKPLQAFTAIGQIIDDRVYQYQMSESFVPFRRDLRYLPCREVKIATLLDQLSFTRGNRNWGFPFRKGHFEIGAEDFMMIASAMLEDETQLLMDNSLNQTC; via the coding sequence ATGAAACCAAATCAGGCCAGTAGATATTGGATTGGTGTTGTATCAGCTTCTCATGTGAATGTAGCCGTAGAGGGAGGGTTTGCGCAGTTGTGCCATGGCAAGTCCGCACTGTTGTGCCAGATGTCCCCGGGTGATTGGATGATATACTATTCTCCACGTACAGAGATATCAACAGGGAAGCCACTTCAGGCGTTTACCGCTATTGGTCAGATTATCGACGACAGGGTTTACCAATATCAGATGTCGGAATCATTTGTACCCTTTCGCCGAGATCTCCGTTATCTTCCATGTCGAGAAGTAAAGATCGCAACGTTGTTAGACCAACTCAGTTTTACGCGCGGGAATCGCAATTGGGGGTTTCCATTTCGTAAAGGTCATTTTGAGATTGGGGCTGAAGACTTTATGATGATAGCTTCTGCGATGTTGGAAGATGAGACGCAGTTACTAATGGATAATAGTTTAAACCAGACATGTTAA
- a CDS encoding amidohydrolase family protein, whose protein sequence is MNTAYALKNVNLIHGDSSRNLQKNMTLLVNEQGLIQDIGRDHELNIPSHYTTIDLSGKYVMPGLINAHVHLFADGKPFSLSVSEGLLQFAYDRILNTKFGRNVLKKRMKRNALTALHAGVTTMRSVGEFFYTDVQLRDEINNGDFVGPNLLVSGFFLSVTGGHGAPFLALVGDSPWEARKNVRINVKHGVDLIKICVTGGVTDAKMVGEAGRLQMTVGEVAAICDEAHKIGLRVAAHVESTEGVRVALQGGVDTIEHGSEMDDEIIHLYKNNPNALHGYTALIPTLQAAYPSASLDTSVTKVSATVKENSRLVYDSMLKGVKQAIENDITIGIGTDAAMPYVTHYDMWREMDHYMRQANLNNKQVIDMVTRTNAKILGVDDVTGTVDIGKHADLIVMEQNPLEHIEALSDISMVMVKGNLIQTPSVTRIKEVDDVLISVW, encoded by the coding sequence ATGAACACCGCTTACGCATTAAAAAACGTCAATCTGATCCACGGCGACTCAAGCCGCAATCTGCAAAAAAACATGACCCTTCTCGTCAATGAACAAGGTCTTATTCAGGATATCGGCCGAGATCATGAACTCAATATCCCAAGTCACTACACAACAATCGACCTCTCAGGAAAATACGTAATGCCAGGACTGATCAACGCCCACGTGCATCTCTTTGCAGATGGTAAACCATTCAGTCTTTCGGTCAGTGAAGGTTTGTTGCAGTTTGCCTATGATCGGATATTGAACACGAAGTTCGGCAGAAACGTTTTGAAAAAACGAATGAAACGTAACGCGCTGACCGCACTTCATGCGGGTGTGACCACGATGCGCAGTGTGGGGGAATTCTTTTACACCGACGTCCAGCTGCGGGATGAGATTAATAACGGCGACTTTGTCGGCCCTAATCTGCTTGTCTCCGGGTTTTTCCTAAGTGTAACGGGCGGACATGGTGCTCCATTTCTCGCTCTGGTGGGCGACTCTCCGTGGGAAGCACGAAAGAATGTACGGATCAATGTGAAACACGGCGTGGATCTGATCAAAATCTGTGTGACGGGAGGCGTGACGGATGCGAAAATGGTTGGCGAAGCTGGTCGTTTACAGATGACAGTGGGGGAAGTTGCGGCGATCTGTGATGAAGCGCATAAGATTGGTTTGCGGGTGGCAGCGCATGTGGAGAGCACGGAAGGTGTGCGCGTTGCGTTACAAGGTGGCGTTGATACGATTGAGCATGGTTCGGAGATGGACGACGAAATCATTCATTTGTACAAAAATAATCCCAATGCCCTGCATGGCTACACCGCACTCATCCCCACCCTGCAAGCCGCCTATCCCTCCGCTTCACTGGATACCAGCGTAACGAAGGTAAGTGCAACGGTAAAAGAGAATTCCAGACTGGTCTATGATTCCATGCTCAAGGGCGTCAAGCAAGCAATCGAAAACGACATCACCATCGGGATCGGCACCGACGCCGCCATGCCTTACGTGACTCACTATGATATGTGGAGAGAGATGGACCACTACATGAGACAGGCCAACCTGAACAACAAACAGGTCATTGACATGGTGACTCGAACTAATGCGAAGATCCTCGGTGTTGACGATGTTACAGGGACGGTGGATATCGGGAAACATGCTGATCTGATTGTCATGGAGCAAAATCCGCTGGAACATATTGAGGCCTTGTCGGATATCTCTATGGTCATGGTCAAAGGAAATCTAATTCAAACACCATCTGTCACAAGAATCAAAGAAGTCGACGATGTTCTAATCTCAGTTTGGTGA
- a CDS encoding YdeI family protein: MTETSGNRKVDGYLKKLKTWKEESAKLREIIRDFDLTEDMKWMHPCYMLDGKNIVLIHGFKEYVAILFFKGALLKDTYGILVQQTENVQAERQLRFTSLEQIVEQEAMIKAYIQQAIEVEQAGLQVEMKKTAEYSVPEELQQQFDENPAFRDAFEALTPGRQRAYLYYFSQPKQSKTKVSRIEKYMQPILEGKGLND; the protein is encoded by the coding sequence ATGACAGAAACAAGTGGAAATCGCAAAGTTGACGGCTATCTAAAGAAACTTAAAACGTGGAAGGAAGAGTCCGCGAAGCTGAGAGAGATTATTCGAGATTTTGACCTGACAGAGGATATGAAATGGATGCATCCTTGTTACATGCTCGATGGGAAAAACATTGTTCTAATTCATGGATTCAAAGAATACGTGGCCATTCTGTTTTTCAAAGGTGCTCTGCTTAAGGATACGTATGGCATTTTGGTGCAGCAAACAGAAAATGTACAGGCAGAGCGCCAGCTTCGCTTCACCAGTCTGGAGCAGATTGTGGAGCAGGAGGCTATGATCAAAGCCTATATTCAGCAAGCGATTGAAGTGGAACAAGCCGGATTGCAAGTGGAGATGAAAAAGACTGCCGAATATAGCGTTCCCGAGGAACTTCAGCAGCAGTTCGATGAGAATCCTGCTTTCCGAGATGCATTTGAAGCACTGACACCCGGACGGCAACGGGCATATCTCTATTATTTCTCACAACCAAAGCAATCCAAAACAAAAGTGTCACGAATCGAGAAGTACATGCAGCCGATCCTGGAAGGTAAAGGGTTGAATGATTGA